The following are encoded together in the Sparus aurata chromosome 1, fSpaAur1.1, whole genome shotgun sequence genome:
- the polq gene encoding DNA polymerase theta isoform X2 — protein MSGSGPPPKKKSYMGQHQIKKKRGLQAPDEPPEGDTSCLSDKTNRLENINKDSLMGGGAVFPLGESTLALDEEMLQVLDALPPAVNRCAQEERASSSAAFARPLAPVADSKGESDRALCKRPGWRADCKDLAQRLLFSEDLEEVEHAPRVTESIEASQVSASTKPKATSRGKSKEKSGPNTKADPPLDVSRDYIMFSPTRLAAAMKKAKNQQSLQNQSASVLTVPSGLDLSTLNDTLPQPGIALHAPAGQAEKLLLSSWGLPKPVLERYHKHRVTHMFEWQAQCLTVGQVLQGGNLVYSAPTSAGKTLVSELLMLKRVLETKRKALFILPFVSVAKEKMHYLQSVFEEAGVRVEGYMGSTSAAGGFKSLDVAVCTIEKANSLINRLIEEDSMALLGMVVVDELHMVGDSGRGYLLELLLTKIRYIAQKQNTTGSLSEGVQIMGMSATLPNLSLLASWLGAELYQTDYRPVPLHEHLKVGCNIYDKSLSVVRQFTPALHVKGDDDHIVSLCYETVRDGCSVLLFCPSKNWCEKLADSIAREFYNLRHADRHGEAEPRPVSLDQEGLVDVVAQLRRTPAGLDPILQRTVPWGVAFHHAGLTFDERDVLEGAFRQSMVRVLAATSTLSSGVNLPARRVIIRTPTFNGHLLDPLTYKQMAGRAGRKGVDTTGESVLVCKEVERQKGISLLKGALQPISSCLVRREGEGVTTSMLRAILEIIVGGVASTPQDVRLYASCSLLAASMKCESKKESNEETNKGAIEASVEWLMDNEFISIQKEGQEEQYCPTQLGAATLSSSLSPPEALGVFADLQRAMKGFVLENDLHILYLITPLYAEWTTIDWYQFFCQWEQLSSSMKRVAELVGVQEGFLARSVSCKVVAKTEKQRRQMAIHKRFFTTLVLQDLVNEVPLGTVASKYNCNRGQLQSLQQSASTYAGMVTVFCKRLGWHNMELLLSQYQTRLSFGVQRELVDLVRVSLLNATRARTLYAQGLCTVAELARATVADVEKALRNAVPFKSSKRAVDESEGEAAERRSLRCVWVTGGRALTEQEAAVEIVSEARLLLQEDLAQLGIQWDPTALPPEAPAANNADGNHSSDSYTSLESHLSSQKAQVDRIKDHQERDRVNKGESRDIVRRGKENKEHEKAGGEDNKGKQGKCKPKEKIGDRKTEPETRQTGNEVLEERSKETKKAGTNKKVAKDTEVLGEKREAQKHISSKQEEETSKGIVYIRPESHQGNGPVPERSLTQELAEIVSSPLPPPMPRPLPSSSPMPPPRFRAPTTRVEEQHGVSTRTSKGDVTTGFAASPVQPGRLKHSRALSKVLHSIQTDKSRQDNVQTAHTSRSIPREVPSDQNPAADHEPSTVQAPGPAQESLPGVPAATNAHMLDSPVSVSPTSVPLNPPEAKRRRMDGGEVDKFSSPELYAGDEEAERDPKKGEETFGDSFELDTQTERIIVQQTSEHSDGNDRGMNQLAETENIREEAILKAAEELDNDANAGSCRPEGPDNVCPRFNISLTDSQMELILNTSHQISPDPVGHNVLNDKDEGGDENEALSADQAASESVNRSSSFLFDSLCDSSLLAGVSPRQIPDQSDKEESVTREIGEKRPLPSTQERRRSELLANQEAELQEAIQWGESSFNLSEWGDSLLVGEHFLERQSRGREASHHEAPQTDTDQVLPEEQLSQSQPKSSETQPQPTTTTTTTTHKENDEDKSMINRGNKHEIKADNNAQNDKKPDGIQETMNEKGENGKQKEKKIIKISDNVFLKHPQVQNVPESTFSCSPGLQEIFDRWPSMSDQTWQNTTTGHTTNHTHAANIAQVSDPPQSSIQARIREKPNEQVAAASDPQEEVQSRHNSEDVAERPGSAGDLIPPTQETPPVTPRVKLTTSSVQSPLTVQPLSQSTPSTLLRQKPAVINCPKSRPRRSDQLSESDTKRPNSSSDRSHKHQQGPIPKAHPVPQSSSKTKPQYLRPPTDPASPSSPRQELPSDVESPVIDEGFTLQLSQDASLCSSNSGSFSIIDVASDRRLFNTFINEWKTKERYSLALAYERREHRQQIEEEIGGKHKRALALHQKLQRIDGFPVRDGDGLVLIGLSVCWGARDAYYVSLQQEQSEGLSASLAPPPLDDDLPVSERLTQVKTCLSRSSVGHRGGVVVTYDIIQVYKTLVMGCGISLEGNCEDPKVACWLLDPGSEERTLPNMVTVYCPDELPLLDGLGNGHAHCPRVRAATKSVLVLAVMNHLTGLLEKDGMLDMFRSTEMPSQVCLALLELNGVGFSVEECERQKHVMQAKLTALESQAYDLAGHSFSLTSVDDIAQVLFLELHLPPNGDVGGSKSKKTLGYTRRGGGRARLGKQFSTTKREKKYHTALSMDRIYPIAQTHTATGRVSFTEPNIQNVPKDFEIQMPTVVGESPPSQDSLMTTKPGKKRRSMVPSVAAGGAERGQAFSVSMRHAFVPFSGGMILAADYSQLELRVLAHLSKDQRLLQVLNGGADVFRCIAAEWKSVDSESVNDSLRQQAKQICYGIIYGMGAKSLGEQMGVEENDAACYIESFKARYKGINAFLRETVKNCIKNGYVQTLMGRRRYLPGITNSNTHVKAHAERQAVNTTVQGSAADIVKLATVNIQKRLRKTYPASPLSHQHTHSAGNQRRAGTPQLRGAYFVLQLHDELIYETTEEDLIQVAQIVKREMESAVKLYVKLKAKVKVGPSWGNLQDLDI, from the exons ATGAGCGGCTCGGGTCCTCCGCCGAAAAAGAAGAGCTATATGGGGCAGCACCAGATCAAGAAGAAGAGAGG CCTCCAAGCTCCTGACGAGCCACCAGAAGGAGACACCAGCTGTCTGTCAGACAAAACGAACAGGTTAGAGAACATCAACAAAGACAGCCTCATG GGTGGAGGAGCAGTGTTTCCACTGGGTGAATCCACGTTAGCTCTTGATGAAGAGATGCTGCAGGTGTTGGATGCTTTACCTCCAGCAGTAAACAGATGTGCACAGGAGGAGCGGGCATCATCATCAGCTGCCTTCGCCAGGCCTCTTGCACCAGTTGCAGACAGTAAAGGGGAGAGTGACAGAGCACTTTGTAAGAGACCGGGATGGAGAGCTGACTGCAAAGACCTTGCTCAGAGGCTCCTCTTCAGCGAGGACTTGGAGGAAGTGGAGCATGCTCCGAGGGTTACAGAAAGCATCGAGGCATCACAAGTTTCTGCCTCCACCAA GCCAAAAGCTACATCCAGAGGaaagagcaaagaaaaaagtggGCCAAACACGAAGGCTGACCCACCTCTGGATGTATCTAGGGACTACATCATGTTCAGCCCCACCCGCCTCGCAGCGGCCATGAAGAAGGCCAAAAACCAGCAGTCATTACAGAATCAGTCTGCATCTGTGCTCACGGTCCCCAGCGGGTTAGACCTCAGCACTCTCAATGACACTTTACCTCAGCCAG GCATTGCTTTGCATGCTCCCGCTGGTCAAGCTGAAAAGCTGCTGTTATCCAGCTGGGGCTTACCAAAACCTGTCCTGGAGCGCTACCATAAGCACAGAGTGACTCACATGTTTGAGTGGCAGGCTCAGTGCCTCACTGTTGGACAGGTGCTGCAGGGTGGTAACCTGGTATACTCTG CCCCCACCAGTGCTGGAAAAACGCTGGTGTCAGAGCTGCTGATGCTGAAGCGTGTGTTGGAGACTAAAAGAAAAGCTCTCTTCATTCTGCCGTTTGTCTCTGTGGCCAAAGAGAAGATGCACTACCTTCAG AGCGTATTCGAAGAGGCAGGTGTTCGTGTGGAGGGATACATGGGCAGCACCTCGGCTGCCGGAGGCTTCAAATCGCTGGATGTGGCTGTTTGTACCATAGAAAAAGCAAATTCTCTCATTAACAGACTCATCGAAGAAGACAGCATGGCTCTACTAG GTATGGTGGTGGTGGATGAGTTACATATGGTTGGAGATTCTGGGAGAGGATACCTGCTAGAGCTGCTCTTAACCAAAATCCGCTACATCGCACAGAAGCAGAACACCACTGG ATCTCTCTCTGAAGGTGTGCAGATCATGGGTATGAGCGCTACCTTGCCTAACCTCTCCCTCCTGGCAAGCTGGTTAGGCGCAGAGCTCTACCAGACAGACTACAGACCTGTACCCCTGCATGAGCATCTCAAGGTGGGCTGCAACATCTACGACAAGAGCCTCTCTGTGGTGCGGCAGTTCACTCCTGCGCTCCACGTTAAG GGTGATGATGACCACATAGTGAGCTTGTGCTATGAGACGGTGAGAGACGGCTGTTCGGTGTTGCTGTTCTGCCCCTCGAAGAACTGGTGTGAAAAACTGGCAGACAGCATCGCCAGAGAGTTCTACAACCTCAGACACGCTG ATCGTCATGGTGAAGCAGAGCCTCGGCCAgtgagtctggatcaggagGGACTAGTGGATGTTGTAGCCCAGCTGAGACGGACTCCCGCCGGGTTAGACCCCATCCTCCAGAGGACTGTGCCGTGGGGGGTGGCCTTCCACCATGCTG GTTTGACGTTCGACGAGCGAGATGTGCTGGAAGGAGCCTTTCGCCAGAGCATGGTCAGAGTCCTGGCAGCTACCTCCACACTGTCTTCAGGGGTTAATCTGCCGGCTCGCAGGGTCATCATTCGAACCCCCACCTTCAATGGACACTTGTTGGACCCGCTCACATACAAACAGATGGCTGGAAGAGCTGGGAGAAAAGGGGTTGACACTACAG GTGAAAGTGTGCTGGTGTGTAAGGAGGTTGAGCGTCAGAAAGGTATAAGTCTCCTTAAGGGAGCtcttcagccaatcagcagctGCCTGGtgagaagggagggagagggcgTCACCACCAGCATGCTGCGAGCTATACTAGAG ATCATTGTTGGAGGTGTAGCCAGCACGCCACAGGATGTGAGGTTATATGCATCGTGCTCACTGCTGGCTGCCAGCATGAAATGTGAAAGCAAGAAAGAATCAAATGAAGAGACCAACAAAGGAGCTATTGAGGCCAGTGTTGAATGGCTGATGGACAATGAATTCATCAGCATCCAGAAGGAGGGACAAG AGGAGCAATACTGTCCGACTCAACTTGGTGCTGCCAccctttcctcctccctctcccctcccgaGGCTCTGGGTGTATTTGCAGATCTCCAGCGGGCCATGAAGGGTTTTGTCCTGGAGAATGACTTGCACATTCTATATCTG ATCACCCCGTTGTACGCAGAGTGGACTACAATAGACTGGTATCAGTTCTTCTGTCAGTGGGAACAGCTCTCGTCGTCAATGAAGAGAGTAGCGGAGCTGGTGGGCGTCCAGGAAGGTTTTCTCGCGCGCTCTGTCAGCTGTAAAGTTGTCGCCAAGACGGAGAAGCAGCGACGACAGATGGCTATTCATAAACG GTTTTTCACCACCCTTGTGCTGCAAGATCTGGTGAATGAGGTGCCTTTGGGAACAGTGGCGTCCAAATACAACTGCAATCGTGGGCAGTTACAGTCTCTCCAGCAGTCTGCTTCTACATATGCAG GTATGGTCACAGTGTTCTGCAAGCGTCTGGGCTGGCACAACATGGAGCTGCTGTTGTCCCAATATCAAACCAGGCTGAGCTTTGGAGTCCAGAGGGAGCTGGTCGACCTCGTCAGGGTCTCCCTCCTGAATGCAACACGAGCCAGAACACTGTATGCACAAGGTCTCTGTACTGTTGCTGAACTAGCCAGGGCTACTGTAGCTGATGTGGAGAAAGCCTTGAGGAACGCTGTCCCATTTAAGAg CTCTAAGCGTGCAGTGGATGAGAGTGAGGgggaggcagcagagagacgGAGCCTCCGATGCGTCTGGGTCACCGGTGGTCGGGCCCTGACAGAACAGGAAGCCGCTGTTGAGATTGTGTCTGAGGCACGACTGCTCCTTCAGGAAGACCTGGCCCAGTTAGGGATCCAGTGGGACCCAACTGCACTTCCTCCCGAGGCTCCTGCTGCTAACAACGCTGATGGCAATCACAGCAGCGACTCGTACACCTCATTGGAATCACATCTCAGCTCTCAAAAAGCACAGGTGGACAGGATTAAAGATCACCAAGAAAGAGACAGGGTAAATAAAGGTGAGAGTAGAGATATCGTCAGACGCGGAAAGGAGAATAAGGAACATGAgaaagcaggaggagaagacaaCAAGGGAAAGCAAGGGAAGTGCAAGCCTAAGGAAAAGATAGGGGATAGAAAAACAGAGCCAGAAACCAGACAAACAGGCAATGAAGTGCTAGAGGAAAGAagcaaggaaacaaaaaaagctgGTACAAATAAGAAagtggcaaaagatacagaagttcTAGGTGAAAAAAGAGAAGCACAAAAGCACATAAGCTCAAAGCAAGAAGAGGAGACGAGTAAAGGGATCGTCTACATCAGACCAGAGAGTCATCAGGGGAATGGCCCTGTTCCTGAACGGAGCCTGACACAGGAATTGGCTGAGATTGTATCCAGCCCTCTACCTCCTCCGATGCCACGTCCTCTGCCTTCTTCTTCCCCAATGCCTCCTCCTCGGTTTAGAGCGCCGACGACTAGAGTAGAGGAACAACACGGTGTATCTACACGGACATCGAAAGGAGATGTTACCACAGGGTTTGCAGCCTCACCTGTGCAGCCCGGTAGACTGAAACACTCGAGAGCGTTAAGCAAAGTCCTCCACTCGATACAGACTGACAAAAGCCGACAAGATAATGTACAGACTGCACACACGTCACGCTCGATACCCAGAGAAGTTCCATCAGaccaaaatccagctgctgaccatGAGCCTTCAACTGTTCAAGCTCCTGGCCCTGCGCAAGAGAGCCTTCCTGGTGTTCCTGCAGCTACAAATGCACATATGCTGGACTCCCCTGTGTCGGTCTCTCCTACCTCTGTTCCCTTAAACCCTCCTGAGGCCAAGCGAAGACGAATGGACGGTGGAGAGGTAGATAAATTCTCATCTCCTGAACTGTACGCTGGAGATGAAGAAGCGGAGAGAGATCCCAAAAAAGGAGAAGAGACTTTTGGTGACAGCTTTGAACTGGACACTCAGACAGAAAGAATCATTGTTCAACAGACATCCGAACACAGTGATGGAAATGATAGAGGTATGAATCAGttagcagaaacagaaaacattagaGAGGAGGCGATACTAAAAGCAGCTGAAGAGCTGGATAATGACGCAAATGCAGGAAGCTGCAGGCCTGAAGGTCCTGACAATGTGTGTCCCAGATTCAATATTTCTCTCACAGATAGCCAGATGGAGCTCATCCTTAACACCAGCCACCAG ATTTCTCCTGATCCAGTTGGTCATAATGTATTGAATGATAAAGACGAAGGTGGTGATGAGAACGAGGCCCTCAGTGCCGATCAGGCTGCCTCTGAGAGTGtgaacagaagcagcagcttcctgtttgaCAGCCTGTGTGACAGCTCTCTGCTGGCTGGTGTGAGCCCGCGGCAGATCCCTGACCAATCGGACAAAGAGGAATCGGTCACCCGGGAGATTGGAGAGAAGCGCCCCCTCCCATCAACCCAAGAGCGAAGACGCAGCGAGCTTCTCGCCAATCAGGAGGCGGAGTTGCAGGAGGCGATCCAATGGGGAGAGTCCTCTTTCAACCTGTCAGAGTGGGGTGACTCGCTGCTGGTGGGTGAACACTTTCTGGAGAGGCAGAGTAGAGGCAGAGAAGCCAGTCATCATGAAGCTCCGCAAACCGACACAGATCAGGTTCTGCCTGAGGAGCAGCTGTCCCAATCCCAACCTAAATCCAgtgaaacacaaccacaaccCACCACTACAACTACCACCACGACTCACAAAGAGAATGACGAGGATAAATCTATGATTAACCGAGGCAATAAGCATGAAATTAAAGCGGATAATAAtgcacaaaatgacaaaaagccAGATGGGATACAGGaaacaatgaatgaaaaaggtgaaaatggaaagcaaaaagagaagaaaataattaaaatatctgataatgtctttttaaaacacCCACAAGTCCAAAATGTACCTGAAAGCACTTTTTCCTGCAGCCCTGGTTTACAAGAGATCTTTGACCGCTGGCCTAGTATGTCTGACCAGACTTGGCAAAACACCACAACAGGCCATACAACCAATCATACGCATGCTGCAAACATAGCACAAGTTTCAGATCCACCTCAGTCCTCAATACAGGCCAGAATAAGGGAAAAGCCGAATGAGCAGGTCGCTGCTGCGAGTGATCCTCAAGAGGAAGTACAGTCAAGACACAACAGTGAGGATGTAGCAGAGAGACCAGGCTCTGCTGGTGATCTCATTCCCCCAACTCAAGAAACACCACCTGTCACTCCCAGAGTGAAACTGACCACCTCATCTGTCCAGTCACCTCTTACTGTTCAGCCACTAAGCCAGTCCACTCCTTCAACCCTTCTGAGGCAGAAACCAGCAGTCATAAACTGTCCTAAGTCTCGCCCAAGACGCAGTGATCAATTATCAGAATCTGACACTAAACGGCCTAATTCTTCATCTGATCGCagccacaaacaccagcagggACCGATCCCAAAGGCTCATCCTGTCCCTCAATCAAGTTCAAAAACAAAGCCCCAGTATCTCAGGCCTCCCACAGACCctgcctctccatcctcccccCGGCAGGAGCTTCCCTCTGATGTAGAATCACCAGTGATTGATGAAGGCTTCACACTACAGCTGTCTCAGGACGCATCGCTCTGTTCCAGCAACTCTGGGAGCTTCTCCATCATAGATGTGGCGAGTGATAGGCGCCTCTTCAACACTTTCATTAATGAGTGGAAAACAAAGGAGCGTTACTCTCTGGCTTTGGCCTATGAGAGGAGGGAGCATAGACAGCAGATCGAGGAGGAAATAGGAGGGAAACATAAGAGAG CGTTAGCACTTCATCAAAAGCTCCAGAGGATCGACGGTTTTCCAGTAAGAGATGGTGATGGACTGGTTTTAATTggactgtctgtctgctggggAGCCAGAGATGCATACTACGTGtctctgcagcaggagcagagcgaag GTTTGAGCGCCAGTCTGGCCCCTCCTCCACTGGATGATGACTTGCCAGTGAGTGAGAGGCTGACGCAGGTGAAGACCTGTCTGAGCAGGTCATCAGTGGGTCATAGAGGAGGTGTGGTCGTCACGTATGACATCATCCAGGTGTACAAGACGCTAGTCATGGGCTGTGGCATCAGCTTGGAGGGAAACTGTGAAGATCCAAAG GTTGCGTGCTGGCTGCTGGACCCTGGCAGTGAGGAGAGGACTCTGCCCAACATGGTGACCGTCTACTGCCCTGACGAATTACCTCTGCTGGACGGGCTTGGAAATGGGCACGCACACTGTCCTCGTGTCAGGGCAGCAACCAAGAGCGTGCTCGTACTCGCCGTCATGAACCATCTCACGGGCCTGCTGGAGAAAGACGGCATGctag ACATGTTCAGGAGCACTGAGATGCCTTCCCAGGTGTGTTTAGCCCTGTTGGAACTGAATGGAGTGGGCTTCAGTGTGGAAGAGTGCGAACGACAAAAACACGTGATGCAAGCCAAACTCACAGCGCTGGAATCTCAGGCCTATGACCTCGCAGGACACAGCTTCTCCCTCACCAGCGTCGACGACATAGCGCAG GTGCTGTTTTTAGAGCTCCACCTGCCTCCAAACGGCGATGTCGGTGGATCGAAAAGTAAGAAGACTCTCGGCTACACCAGGAGAGGCGGTGGCAGAGCACGACTCGGAAAGCAGTTCAGCACCACCAAG agagagaagaaatacCACACTGCACTGAGCATGGACAGAATATACCCCAtcgctcagacacacacagccacag GCAGAGTGAGCTTCACTGAGCCCAACATACAGAACGTCCCCAAAGACTTTGAGATTCAGATGCCCACGGTGGTGGGTGAGAGTCCACCTTCACAGGACAGCCTGATGACTACCAAACCGGG aAAGAAGAGACGTTCCATGGTGCCTTCAGTGGCAGCAGGCGGTGCAGAACGAGGCCAGGCCTTCTCTGTCAGCATGAGACACGCCTTTGTACCTTTTTCAG GTGGGATGATACTGGCTGCAGATTACTCTCAGCTCGAGTTGAGAGTGTTGGCTCATCTCTCCAAGGATCAGCGCCTTTTGCAG GTACTGAATGGAGGAGCGGACGTGTTCCGCTGCATCGCTGCCGAGTGGAAAAGTGTCGACTCAGAGTCCGTGAACGACAGCCTCAGACAACAGGCAAAGCAG ATTTGCTATGGCATCATCTATGGGATGGGAGCCAAATCTTTGGGAGAGCAAATGGGGGTGGAGGAGAATGATGCGGCCTGCTATATAGAGAGTTTCAAGGCCAGATATAAAG GGATTAATGCTTTTCTTCGAGAAACTGTGAAGAACTGTATAAAGAACGGCTATGTTCAGACTCTGATGGGCCGCAGGAGATACCTCCCTGGGATCACTAACAGCAACACGCACGTCAAAGCACAT GCAGAGCGTCAGGCGGTGAACACAACCGTGCAGGGTTCAGCAGCAGACATTGTCAAACTTGCTACTGTGAACATCCAGAAAAGACTACGAAAAACGTATCCtgcatctcctctctctcaccagcacacacactcag CCGGCAATCAACGCAGGGCTGGGACACCTCAGCTCAGAGGAGCCTACTTTGTCCTTCAGCTGCATGATGAGCTGATTTatgaaacaacagaagaagatcTCATACAG GTGGCTCAAATAGTCAAGAGGGAGATGGAGTCAGCAGTAAAACTGTATGTAAAACTTAAGGCCAAAGTCAAGGTGGGACCCAGCTGGGGCAACTTGCAGGACCTCGATATATAA